A single genomic interval of Spirosoma linguale DSM 74 harbors:
- a CDS encoding Superfamily I DNA and RNA helicase and helicase subunits-like protein (KEGG: mxa:MXAN_0520 hypothetical protein) produces MRYNPAYQKNPVEIPVQTVLKTFRRRLTNLSSRNRSLLLTSLPAGQFLDLQETDFLLNKPAFSIITDLIARKGSISLCDVLDPRQERSNEVSQKLRRIDRTARFIEEERGTEDLYVGWPFVKGKFMDDSVVHGPLLFFPVQIEQQGKGWKLTRRGDELAFLNPTLLMAYGQFNQVKLTDEIIEKSVDDFDRDPLVFRTQLYEWLKTSPLELNFNQELFTDKLQFFNKQSAKDLSQLERTGELKLYPEAVLGIFPQAGSFLVPDYEGLISRSEGFLRSQELGARSEEPFGGEGFSNSLFSFLLPNGSLPPDGSSLLAPRSSLLKEKHLHTPLPMDASQETAVRAVKEGQSLVVQGPPGTGKSQLIANLMADAAASGKRVLLVCQKRAALDVVQHRLEEVGMAPFLALVHDFQNDRRALFAQIASQIEQIDAYRQQNNGLNAVLLERDFDVESRRIDDTIAELQAFKSALFDTAESGVSAKELYLKSPSGEGYQQLIDLSDSYPQFRLDNVDNYRQRLANYTAYQQALGPDHSWAERVNFSDFTNADLSKADWVIVHWEQTRQTTVDQMTSLLGRSLPLSELLYWQAHDWDLTALLRFLDAPDATQLWETTRYLLANATHPALTIDETRFEHLAISWEEATDSPGPETSLPTPDLRAFRDILADALTARSSWVSWNWWQLTHSGKTQLQTVISANGLTLSEPDLNTLATKINQRIKLEAIRHEANPLLAGLPLPEAPGSLRLLHRARHLAERLTTLNLLRQLPGPLWQTPVQFAESVRMMMQLAATVTQQQAESARYLTADQLVKIWEDSAYATELRRKLRDDFDLLVEADRLQAGFSDAEKTVIDQLKDYEPARWPVIFMNSLRAAWLDHIERLYPELRAVSSLKMNQLEQTLQESIRRKQALSRENLLVKLREQTYRNLTFNRLNNVVTYRDLQHQVTKKRSVWPVRKLMESFSDEVFKLVPCWLASPESVSAMFPLREGLFDLVIFDEASQCFAENGIPAMARGKQVVITGDNQQLRPSDLYRTRLDDAELNEETPVALEVESLLELAAQYLPQVSLTEHYRSHSLDLITFSNEHFYQNKLSLLPHFDDINRREPAIRYMNVKGVWQQNTNQAEAEAVLALLDQLAVELPGRSIGIVTFNYPQQQLIQDMLEGSVTGQPQHAEPPRTYPASLFVKNIENVQGDERDIIIFSVGYAPDERGRLAMQFGSLNAKGGENRLNVAVTRARERVYVVTSLWPEQLTVADTANDGPRLLKAYLAYALDVAQERFRPMPKPQQALPSGTLLKDKLAVQHTNWQPELPFADLTVKATDDTYESIVLTDDDAYYQQTTKQAHAYLPMALQGRKWPFERVWSREFWRGKPPL; encoded by the coding sequence TTGCGTTATAATCCTGCCTATCAGAAAAATCCTGTGGAAATCCCGGTCCAGACTGTACTAAAGACATTCCGTCGACGCTTAACCAACCTCAGCAGCCGTAATCGGTCGCTTTTACTGACAAGCTTACCCGCAGGTCAGTTTCTGGACTTACAGGAAACGGATTTCCTGCTCAACAAACCGGCCTTTTCCATCATTACCGACCTTATTGCTCGGAAAGGGTCAATTTCGTTGTGCGATGTGCTCGACCCACGCCAGGAGCGCAGCAACGAGGTGAGCCAAAAGCTACGACGTATTGACCGCACCGCCCGATTTATCGAAGAGGAGCGGGGTACGGAAGATTTATACGTGGGCTGGCCGTTTGTGAAGGGGAAATTTATGGACGACTCGGTCGTTCACGGACCGCTCCTGTTTTTCCCCGTTCAGATTGAGCAGCAGGGTAAGGGCTGGAAACTTACGCGCCGGGGTGATGAACTGGCCTTCCTGAACCCAACCTTGTTGATGGCCTACGGGCAATTTAACCAAGTGAAACTGACAGACGAGATCATCGAAAAATCAGTCGACGATTTTGACCGAGACCCGCTTGTATTCCGTACCCAGCTTTACGAATGGCTCAAAACCAGCCCGCTCGAACTGAATTTCAATCAGGAGCTTTTCACCGATAAACTTCAGTTTTTCAATAAGCAAAGTGCCAAAGACCTCTCCCAGCTCGAACGCACCGGTGAGTTAAAGCTCTACCCCGAAGCCGTCCTGGGTATCTTCCCGCAGGCAGGATCGTTCCTTGTCCCGGATTATGAAGGGCTCATTTCAAGGAGCGAGGGCTTTTTAAGGAGCCAGGAGTTAGGAGCGAGGAGTGAGGAGCCATTCGGTGGTGAAGGGTTTTCCAACTCACTTTTTTCTTTTTTGCTCCCGAATGGCTCCTTGCCGCCGGATGGCTCCTCACTCCTCGCTCCTCGCTCCTCGCTCCTTAAAGAAAAACACCTCCACACCCCCCTGCCCATGGATGCATCGCAGGAGACGGCGGTGCGGGCAGTGAAAGAAGGGCAGTCCCTGGTGGTGCAGGGACCACCGGGAACGGGGAAGTCGCAGTTGATCGCGAATTTGATGGCCGATGCCGCAGCATCCGGGAAACGTGTTTTGCTTGTTTGCCAGAAACGGGCTGCGCTGGACGTTGTGCAGCATCGGCTTGAAGAAGTGGGCATGGCTCCCTTTCTGGCATTGGTACATGATTTTCAGAATGACCGACGGGCCCTTTTCGCCCAGATTGCAAGCCAGATCGAGCAGATCGACGCCTATCGCCAGCAGAATAACGGATTGAACGCCGTCCTGCTGGAGCGTGATTTTGACGTGGAGAGCCGTCGCATTGATGACACCATTGCCGAGTTACAAGCTTTCAAGTCGGCGCTGTTCGACACCGCTGAAAGTGGCGTCTCCGCCAAAGAGTTGTACCTGAAGTCGCCTTCCGGTGAGGGTTATCAACAGTTGATCGACTTGAGCGATAGTTATCCACAGTTTCGTTTGGATAATGTGGATAACTATCGGCAACGTTTAGCCAATTACACGGCTTATCAACAGGCATTAGGCCCTGACCATAGCTGGGCGGAGCGGGTCAACTTTTCTGACTTTACCAATGCCGACTTAAGCAAGGCTGATTGGGTAATTGTACATTGGGAGCAAACCCGGCAAACAACCGTTGACCAAATGACGAGTTTGTTAGGTCGTTCGCTTCCACTTAGTGAACTCCTTTACTGGCAGGCACACGATTGGGATTTAACGGCCCTTCTGCGTTTTTTGGATGCGCCAGACGCCACCCAGTTATGGGAAACCACCCGGTATTTACTCGCCAATGCTACCCACCCGGCGCTAACCATTGATGAAACCCGTTTTGAGCATCTGGCAATCAGTTGGGAAGAAGCTACCGACTCGCCCGGCCCCGAAACGTCTTTGCCAACGCCTGACCTGAGAGCCTTCCGGGATATACTGGCCGATGCACTCACGGCCCGCTCCTCGTGGGTGAGCTGGAACTGGTGGCAGTTAACGCATTCGGGAAAAACACAGCTTCAAACGGTCATCTCAGCTAATGGGTTGACACTTTCCGAGCCGGATTTAAACACGCTTGCCACGAAAATAAACCAGCGAATAAAGCTCGAAGCCATCCGGCATGAAGCTAATCCGTTGCTGGCCGGACTACCGCTCCCTGAAGCGCCGGGAAGTTTACGGCTGCTGCATCGGGCGCGTCACCTGGCCGAGCGCTTGACTACGCTTAATCTACTGCGTCAACTGCCGGGACCGCTTTGGCAAACACCGGTTCAATTCGCGGAAAGCGTGCGGATGATGATGCAACTCGCAGCTACGGTTACGCAGCAACAGGCAGAATCGGCTAGGTATCTCACGGCTGATCAGCTAGTGAAAATATGGGAGGACAGTGCCTATGCAACGGAACTTCGTCGGAAACTGCGGGATGACTTTGATTTACTCGTTGAAGCGGATCGGTTGCAGGCTGGTTTTTCAGACGCGGAGAAAACGGTTATCGACCAACTGAAAGACTATGAGCCCGCCCGATGGCCAGTTATTTTTATGAATAGTTTGCGGGCCGCCTGGCTCGATCATATTGAGCGGCTATATCCTGAACTTCGAGCCGTGTCGTCGCTCAAAATGAATCAGCTTGAACAGACGTTGCAGGAGAGTATCCGGCGGAAACAGGCGCTAAGCCGGGAAAATCTGCTGGTTAAACTTCGCGAGCAAACGTATCGGAATCTGACCTTCAACCGCCTGAACAACGTCGTTACCTACCGTGATCTGCAACATCAGGTGACCAAAAAACGCAGTGTGTGGCCGGTGCGGAAACTCATGGAATCCTTCTCCGACGAAGTGTTTAAGCTGGTGCCTTGCTGGCTGGCCTCGCCCGAGTCGGTATCGGCGATGTTTCCGCTTCGAGAGGGCCTTTTCGATCTGGTTATTTTCGACGAAGCCTCGCAGTGTTTTGCCGAAAATGGCATCCCGGCCATGGCGCGGGGTAAGCAAGTTGTCATAACGGGCGATAACCAGCAGCTTCGCCCGAGCGATCTGTACCGAACGCGTCTTGACGATGCGGAACTGAACGAAGAAACGCCGGTCGCGCTTGAGGTAGAATCACTGCTCGAATTAGCGGCTCAGTACCTGCCGCAAGTGTCGCTGACGGAACATTACCGGAGCCATTCGCTCGATCTGATTACCTTCTCGAACGAACATTTTTACCAGAACAAGCTGTCACTACTGCCGCATTTCGACGACATTAACCGGCGCGAACCTGCCATCCGGTATATGAACGTAAAGGGCGTCTGGCAGCAAAATACCAACCAGGCCGAAGCGGAGGCAGTTCTGGCCCTCCTCGATCAACTGGCCGTCGAGCTTCCCGGTCGTTCCATTGGTATCGTTACGTTCAACTATCCCCAACAGCAATTGATTCAGGACATGCTGGAGGGAAGTGTAACTGGGCAACCTCAGCATGCAGAGCCCCCACGTACCTATCCGGCTTCACTCTTTGTTAAAAACATCGAAAACGTACAAGGTGATGAACGGGATATTATCATTTTCTCCGTTGGCTACGCCCCGGATGAGCGCGGTCGTTTGGCCATGCAATTTGGTAGCCTGAACGCTAAGGGTGGCGAAAACCGACTTAACGTTGCTGTAACCCGAGCGCGGGAACGGGTATATGTTGTTACGAGTCTGTGGCCCGAACAACTGACAGTTGCCGATACTGCCAACGACGGCCCACGTTTGTTAAAAGCTTATCTGGCCTACGCACTCGATGTAGCGCAGGAGCGTTTCCGGCCGATGCCCAAACCAC